The nucleotide window AATTGCTACTTGTAAATTAAGTTGTAAGAAAATCACTAAATTAACTAGTTTGATATTAATgttaaaaaacaacaacaactagtgtgatattatttttctgaaaaataatatttgcaCTACTACTGTATATAAAAAGCTGACGTTGGTAACACACATAGCTCatgatataataataatatacagAAGTTACATAGTttttgtcttctttttcttctatatCTATGAGCCATTTGGTAAAATTTGAAATGAATTTGTTGGAAGAAAAGAAAATGCATGCGCTTTTCTCTCGCAGGTTCGTCGttggctcttcttcttcttggcagCTAACTAAATCTCACTGGAGCCAGAGCCGCCATATACTGAGCCATCCTCTTCCTTCTGGCCTCGcttcttcattttcatcatcttcagtAACCCGCTTTGTTCCATCTCTTCTGTCGCTGTCGGAGAAAGCTCAAGGGTCCGGAAGTCTGTTGGAAGCTAGAGCTGGGTTCTTCGATCCTCAGCTTCTTCCTAAGCCTTGGGTTTTCACTGGCTTTCAAAAACGTGGATGGTATATTGGTTCTTCCCCTATTTACTCTTTAACATTTCTTACACAACTGAGCTTGTAGTATAGAAAGTTCTTGAAAATTTCTTGTTTGATTTAGGGTTTTAGACATGATCTATGTGGTTAATCTACATTATTTAGCTTTTCTTATTCAGTTATGCTTTTGTAGATGTGAGGAATCAGAAAAAAGGACAATGAGAAAATCAGTAGGCTTCACTTGCTTTTTTTTACCATTTCTGTGTAGTTCTTGATTTGAGTAGCAGAAAGCTCTTTTGATGCTTTTCCTTTTTTAGAGAAGAGTTTAatacattttgattttttttgttaaaggaaTAGGCTTTTCACATGTGTTCCATGGTGTTCACTTTTTTTATAATACATGTGTTTACTTGTGTGTTTCCTTCCTCTGGCAGGAAGTCTTGGTTTAATGGAGCTAATGGTGCTGTTTTCGGGTTGATAATAGCCAATGTTGCTGTATTAACTATGTGGAAGACTTCAGACCCGCAATGGATGTCAAAAAATTTTGTGGTCAGACCAATAATGTTCAAAACTTTCTTTGATCTTTTATTTAAAGTTGAATTCTTGTCTTGGATTTTGTTGATAATTTGGTATTTAACCATATGATGTTTCGTCAGCTATCATCGTACACCTTTATGTCAGGACGAATACACACGCTGATAACTTCGGGGTTCAGTAATGTTGGAACCAGTCAACTCATCGTTAACATGATTGGACTCTACTACTTTGGAACCAGCGTATGACTTCTTCCTTCCTTAACGCTTTaatattttagagtgaaatgtTTTCCTTAATGATGTTTGTGAGAAGTGAATTCATGTGTTTCCTATGAATTATCTGTCTGCAACCGTTGGAGACACACGGATTTTGTTTTTGAGTTTCTTCATGTGACTGTAACAGCTAGCTTTATTAGTGTATAGATAGATCATACTATATAGATGACTTGGTTCGTTTTTTGAAAAATTGGTTTCTTGTTATTGATCTtccacttaattttttttatatctccATTTCTTAACCTAATGTTGTTAGACCATGATTATCGGTAAGGAtccttaagatttttttttctttttgttttctaaaaaaaattaaaaaataaacctCCAAAGACTGATTCTTAATTATTTGGTGATTTTGGGGactaatttttcaaattttttgtggGACCCACGCGTCAGTGGTGCCCACATTTTGTCAAAAACCTCTTTTAGAAACCTGGGATAGTTATGCTCTTAGATCGCAAGAACCTTGGGACCGGTTTACCTTTTGAAGCTGTACTTTGCTGGAACACTTGCTGGCTCTCTTCTCTTCGTAAGTGTGCATGGTGTAATGGCAATACTCAAGGTATATATATCAACCATAATAGTTTCCTTGCTCTCACATCATGCTAGGTCCACAGATGAGTAGTTTTTTCACATTATTAGTATTTACGTTTCTATATTGGTTGTTCAATCATACAGAGCCAAGGTGTTTCCTACAAGGGTCAATCAAAACCCATTGGAATGCTGGTATGTTTCTTTTATTCATACAGAGCCAAGGAGTTTCCTTGCTCTCAAATCGTGCTAGGTCCACAGATAAGTAACATTTTaacattgatattttttttccgaATAATATTTACCTTCTATATTGGTTGTTCAATCATACAGAGCTACATGGTTTCATTCAAGGATCAATCAAAACTCACCCTTTTACTGGTAAGTTTACTATACATCCAGTTAAATGAATTTGTCAGAGCATATTTGGGAGAGAGAGACGCAGAGGTTGTTGTTTGGAATCAGCAAATGCCGATGAGGTGAACTCTTTCCAACTTGTCTGCAGGGTGCAGAGGGACCTTTATATGCCATTACACTACTTGATATCTTCCTCTACCCTAAAGTTACTACATACTTTGCGTTTATATTCCGAGTACCCATAATGATGGTAAGGAACTCTTTACATAGTCATCATAATGAGAATGAAAACTCTTCTCTACTAATTACTCTCACTCTTCAATACTCAGGGAATCTTAGCCCTAGGACAAGACTTGGTAAAGGTGCTAGAGGTGTGTATCTGATAATCTAATCTACGTTTGCTTGGAAACAATATGACTTTCTCTTAGTCTAGACCAACTTCTTGGAAATTGCaggggaagaagaagagtcTCACCATTGCCTCGATTCACATGGGAGGAGGAGCTATGGTTGCAGCCATTGCATGGAGGCAGATTAGGAAAGGTCGATTCTACTATTGATTGGTTTCATTACTGGTCCATGAAGGATTTGCTGTAAATGACTCAATTAATAAGAGCATCCCAAACCcataacactattttagtgtcaaaatcacactattttaatgtaatttcaacattaaaaaaaagttcttctccaaccataacactaaacttcacactaaaagttattttataatattatatgtatttatgtttttatttatcatttatttaattgtctattttattaataaaataagtgaatagtatttttttttgcatcaaGTGAATAGTGTTTAAGTGggatgaatagtgttttagtgtggtgaatagtgtcacaccaaatttggtgtgaaaTTATAGTATTGCACTACAATGGTGTGATTTTTAATGTTGGGTTAAAGAAAATTTTTGTGTCAAAATCACACTAAAATAATGTTTTGGAGTTGGGTTTGAGATGACCATTCACATTGGTTAAAATTAACATTGTGAGACAATTATTATTGCCATTGACATTTTGGACAATGACATTAATTTAGGCCAATAACCCAAGTCCAATCGATGTCaataaagaagattttattGAACAAACAAGTCCCATCATTGCAGTAAAGTTTATAAAAGAAACgaaaaacagaaaatttaaTGTGCAGTTAATATGGTAGACACCGACATCGTCTTCTAGcgataaagagagagaagagagagatctGGTTTTCCGGCCGACGGAGGGGCTTCCACAGTCACCGTCGGTCCGGCGTTGTGTTTTCTCTACCGTGTTGATTTCTTTGCTCTGTTTGATGTGTTTGGTTTTGAGAGGTAGGGAGCGTTTTTTCTCCTTTTAGCTTGGTTTTCTGGGAGGTAGAGGCTTATATAGCTCTGCTGTCGTCGGATCTTGTtcccgggaggtggaggctctCTTAGCTCTGCGTCGCCGGCATCTGTGGCCTTTGTCCATGAAGGCGTTTGGTGGGTTGGCTCTGCAGGAGTCGTTGTAGTCGGCTCGGGGTGTCCCGAAAGATGGAGACGGTGGTTCTAGAGATTTGGGTTTCATTTCACTTTTCTTGTGTGCTTGGTGGTCAGATGAGATCTCGATGTTTGATGAGCTCTCTGACAGTCTGAAGATGGTTCTAGTATGGCGGCTTCGTTTGGGTTAAGGATGAGATCTCGATCAAAATCGATTGATGCTCTCCGTTAGAAGAAGCGAGAATGATGAAGTGGTATGCGGCGGATAAGATTTCGATTCGGTCGGTGAAAGTTCTCCGTGGATCGGAAGGTTAAGAGTTCGCGATGTGGTTCTAGGTCCGGTGGGATCCGGTGAAGCTGCAGAGTTTGCGTGGCCGTGTCAGTGGCGGCACCCGTCTGCTAGGGTTTCTGTTTTGTTGGGCTTTAAGCCCGTAGTTTGTTAGCGGCCCGTTTGTTTTgggctttttctttttttgttgttgttgatttggtggGCTTTGTCCCTGGGCTTGGCCCGTTTATAATAATATcgttgggaaaaaaaaaaaatatggtaGACACCATCAGAGTGTCGCTAATTACTCACTGGACAGAGTTAACGCTTGcggaaaataaaattactcaTTGGATTTAACCGCAAACGCGAAAAAGCTCCGTTCGTCACGTTTGCGGTTGCCATCGTTAAGAACCCAAAACAGAGAAAGCACCTTTTATCCTCTGCATCGCCGTAAGAAGTAAAGAATCATTTGCATTTTGGGTTCCCCGTCTTTCAATTTTATAACCTCCTTTTAGAATTTTCCCGCACTTTCCCCACCCAAAAGGAagaatctttctttctttttccagGAAAAAAATGAGGTGGGAGAGGGTCCGACAACAAAACCAGCAAGTGGGTCACGGTGATTCTTCTTCCGGGCCCGGGAAGAGGTGGGGACACACTTGTAACGCCATTAAAGGAGGCAGATTTGTCTACGTTTTCGGTGGGTTTGGTAGAGACGATTGCTTAACCAATCAAGTTCATGTCTTTGACGCTGGTGAGTGTTCTTGAAGTTACATCACCTCAGTGGAAAAAGTTGTCGCCTTTTTACTAAATGCTGTTAGTGTGAGTCGATTCTTGTAGTGGGTTTTACAAAAGTCTCAGTCTTTGTTTGATCTGTGTAATCTTTTTGTTCGTTCGTGTGGTAGACCCCATTTACCTACCCATCTACTATACACCATTCTCAAAAAGTTATCTTCTTTTGTAGCTAATCTTGATCTTTGTCCTTTTGTACGTATCCATTGTTTCTTTCCTCTTTGCACTGCACTTGAATGATTTAGACTTTATAATTCTTGCTGAAGGTTGTTTGCAGGTGTTTTGTTGTTACTTACTTATAGCCTCCTTTTCAAAAACTTCATTGTTGCAGGAACGCAGATATGGACTAAACCGGTGATCAGAGGCGTGCCGCCTTCTCCGAGAGACAGTCACAGCTGTACAACTGTTGGGGATCACCTATTTGTGTTTGGTGGTACTGATGGGAAGAATCATCTCAATGATCTGCATGTGCTAGATACTTGTAAGCTCTTCCATCTTTTCTTATGGTTTCTAGTTATTCAAGAAACTGTTCCTGGTGCGAGGTTTTTGAATTTGAATctattgtgtgtgtgtgtgtgtgtgtatttgatAGCTTCACATACTTGGAAATGCGTGGATGTTAGAGGTGAAGGACCCGAGGCTAGAGAGGCTCATAGTGCCACGCTCGTTGGCAAACGCATTTTCATATTCGGTGGCTGTGGGAAAGCTTCTGGTTCAGATGATGAAGTGTTCTATAATGACCTTTACACACTCAACACAGGTACACATCTTCAGGCTGTCTTTTCTTTGTGTTCATTGATATGGAATCTGAGAGAGATtctgattcttgttttttttcttgacgCATGTAATTGAACTGGCTTTAATCCTGTTTAGAGACTTTAACGTGGCAACGAGCTGTAACAGCTGGGAATCCACCCTCTGCACGAGACAGTCACACTTGCTCAACGTGGAAGAACAAAATCATTGTAGTAGGTGGTGAAGATTTGGATGATTATTATTACTCCGATGTTCATATCCTTGATACAGGTCCAAAAATCATTATTGAATACACATAATCGTTAATGCGTCTGTATGTCTTCTGATATTTTCTGGTTCTGTATTTTTTCAGAAACGTTTGTATGGAAGCAGATGAAAACTTCAGGGCAGGTGTTAACACCTCGAGCTGGTCATGTCACTGTTGCACTTGAGAGGAACTTGTTTGTATTTGGAGGGTTTACTGATTCTCAGAATCTTTACGATGATCTCTATGTGCTTGATGTGGGTATGTAACTTAGACCTCACGCCTTCAATTGCTTTATAACTGCTTGATGTTGGTTTGTCTCTGTAGAAACGGGTGTATGGTCCAAGTTAGTTCATGCCATGGAAGAAGGGCCATCTGCTAGATTCTCTGCTGGAGCTGTATCTTTAGGTCCTTACAAGGCTGgttcttttttctttgttggTGGCTGCAATAAGAATCTTGAGCCGTTGGATGATATCTACTACCTACACACAGGTTTTGTTTCTACCTTTCACTTGGAAGGTTGCTTATTATTCTCCTAATCATCTTTGCTTATTGCCAACAGATGGTGGATACAATGCACGGTTTGATCAAACTCCAGGGAGGTTTTCTCTAAGGAAACAAATGAAGCTAAAATGTCAAGCGCAGAAACTAGCTGTGGCTGGAACCAGCACTAATCAAGGTGTGTCTCTTAACTTGAAGCATTTGTTGTAAACAGGAACTCACTCAGGTTGCTGTATATGGTTTTGTTGCAGGAAGAGAGACTCTCCCTATGAGCATTGGCTCGATGTATCAAGGGAAAACGGTTTTTCACGCCAGAGTTACTGAAAACGTCCCTTTAGGTTACTCTATAGAGACGATCATTGATGGGAGGGTGCTTCGGGGTTTTTTGTTTTCGAACAGACACAGCTCTGCTCAAACGGCAGGTCCAAGCGTTAGCAGTGGGTAAGTGTTGAAGTTATAGTTTCTCTTTGAGCGCATTTGTTCTATAGCATGTTTGATTTTGTTGGTTGTTAGCAGGAAAAGGCCTGCTATGACGGATCTTGATTGTGATCATGGAGCAAAGTCACTGAGAACTTTGAGCGAAGATGCAGCAGGTAGTAGCCAACAAGCTGGTCCAGTGGATCCTTCTGATGATGCTAACAAGAAGGTTGCAGATTCAAATGATATGGACACGTCTATGATTGAGAAGGCTGATGCCAATGTAAACATTGTGAGACAACAGGAGGCAGAAACCGCTGCTGCTGCCTCTGATGTCAAAGATCAAGATCCTTCTCAACTCAATATGGTATGAATGATTAGCTCAAGCTATTTGGAATGATGATGTTTCTTACCAGAATGTGTACTGAATATACTCTGCAGGGCGCTGTGAACTCAGAAACATCACCGGTTACTCTTGATCAGGCGAATGTAGAGCCATTGAGAAATGAGACATCAACAGACTTTGCTGCTGCTACTGAAGCTGGTCCTGGAGGAGATTCATCGCCACAGAACCAAGGTGATTCATGAACAGACGTGACTCTACGATTGGGTATAAAGTCTTAACTTATTCATTCTGTTGAACAGATGCAGGAACCGTTGCTGCGGAAGATGAAGAGGCAGAACAGAATCCGCAACAGCATTAACTAGATGAATGATCTTTTGGGGGTGTATAGTAGGATCTTGAGATAGCATTTGGTGTGAAAAGGTGAAGTAGAAGAAAGTGGAGGATGAATAGAAGAAGCTGACTCTTGTGTTAAggtcttttgtttttgtattttgaaGCTCTGCAATACAAACAAGATTTTCCTCTGTTGGTATTACATTTTAGTTTCAATTTGCAAGCAAAAGCTATGCCTTAATGAAGTTCTTTTTTCCTAACAAATCATAAACTCTGATATAGACAAGTAAACACACGCAAACAAACATAGTATTAGTAGTTACTTCTGAAAAGACTTTACAAGTGAAATCAAGgcatttacttctttttttgaaacacaaggCATTTACTTTGGTAGACCAAAACACTTGACCAACTATAAAGATTACGTTTGATATTAGTCTTTGTAATGACTAATGACAGTAAATTTACTTATGCCACGATTAATCAACAAACCACCAAACAAGCTCTTAGACATATGTTTGGGCATTACATTTATTCAAAGTCTGAAACAGTACATATATTATGTGAAACAAAGCAGGAGGTTTTGAGAAGAAGAGGGGGCACAGTAATGGATTTGGCACCCCCAACGATAGTTTTACCACAACAAACTCTTCGCCTTGTGGATGAAAGCATCAACGAGGTAGAACCAGAATCTGCTCCAAGGAGAGTCAAAAGAGAGAGATGTGAATAATCCAATAAGTATAGTCACATAAGCTGCGGCTAAACTCCAGTAGAAAGATACCATGTCGATCGTGGACCCATCAGCTTCCACTCCATTATCTGGTTCTTGAAAGCTACTGTTGTTGCAGCTTGTGTTGGTTGGTTTTCCACAGAGAAGAGAATTTGCTAAGTAGCTTTGTGCACCAAAGGTATTAAACTGTTTTCCTTGGGGAATGACTCCAGATAAGTTGTTGTACGAGACACTGAAAACAGATAGGCTGCTCAGCTCCGTTAGTTGTGGTGGGATCCGGCCGTGTAACCTGTTGAAGGAGAGGTCAAGGCTTTCCACATTCTTCAAACCTGAAAAGCTTTCTGGTATCGATCCTGATAAGTTGTTGTGAGAGATATTAAGAGCTTGTAGTTCCAGAAGACCTCCAAGCTCTGTTGGGATATCACCACTCAACTCATTATCTGAGAGATCCATTCCATACAATAATCTAAGATTTCCAAGTAGGTAGTAGGTATCGTATCGGTGTTTTGTTGCAAATGCAATTTTAATCTGGCCGCTTGACTTGTCGCTTGTCTTCCTCATAACCTGCTCCATGGTCTTGTTTCTCTACACGCAAGTTTCTTTGCAGATACGACAAATAAATGAAACGTTGAAGCACGGAAGTACCATAATAGGTATCCTCTTTCCCCAACTCAAATGATGTATTGCTGAGGCATGAAGGTATGGATCCGCTCAGTCTGTTGTTGGCAAGATCAAGATGTTGGATGTTTTTTAGGCCACACAACTGGCGGGGAATATTGCCTGTTAAATTATTCCCCCGAAGAAGAAGAGTATGAGTGTTTCGGGTGTCAGTGAAAGCTGGAATATTCCCAGACAATCTGTTATATCTCAGATCAAGTATAGCTACATGCATTAGCAATGTGTCTGGAATAACCCCTGATAGATTATTATCTTGAAGGAGTAATACTACTGGCCTTTGTGAATTGACCTGAGGAGGTATGCCACCAGATAACGTATTTGAGGAAAGGTCCAACAGCTGAAGATAAGTTAAGCTGAACAACGAAAAAGGTATTTCACCTTCCAAGGAGGATTTTGAAAGTAGTAGTGTTTTCAAGTATGTAAATTCGCCAATCCAGCTCGGAATAACGCCCGTGAGTTTATTGTTCGAAATGTCAAGTAGGTTCAAGCTTTTCAAGTTCCGCAGACCTTGACCAATCTTTCCTGAAAACAGATTGTTATCCATAGATAGTTCCAGTACAGCAGTGAAGTTGACTGCTTCTGGAAACACTTCTCCACTTAGTTTGTTATGTGACAATGTCAAGATTCCAATAGAGTAACAACCCATTAAAAAACTTCTTGGCAGCTTCCCATGGAAGCTATTGTGAGATAGATCCAGATAAGAAAGCTCTTTCATGTTACCCAAAGAAGATGGAAGATATCCATGAAAACCGTTATTAGCTAGATTTATATACATCAAATGAGGAAGTACCCACCCAATATCCTCAGGAAGCAGATGATTGAAGTCATTGGCTGACACATCCAGGAAACCCAGATTATGTGCAGATTCCGGTAGCTGAAAGCTTGTAAGAGAATTATTTTGTAGAGACAAAACTTTGAGCTTCGTATTGTTTGCCAATAGCCAATAAGGAAAAACTCCAGAAATTCTATTGTCAGAAAGATCAATGATACTCAAATTCTTTTGGTGTAGGAGAAAATTAGGAACCTTAAACAAGTTGCAAGATTGTAGTTCAATAACACTCAGTTGAAAATTTGGCTTCCAATAACTTATAGAGTCTACTTGGAATGATTTGGATTTAGAACCAATTTTGAAAACCCTCAGCTCTGAAAGGTTTGCAAGCAAACCAAATGAGAATAAACCTTCAAAGTTGTTATCTAACAACGATAAGTGCTTGAGGGATCCAAGGTTACCGAGAGAAGATGGCACTCTCCCAGTCAATTGGTTTGCTGAGAGATCAAGATATTGAAGACCAGTCAAGACAGTTAAGCATAAAGGAAACTGACCTAACAATTTGTTTCCTCTAAGATTAAGCTCTTGCATATTCTTCATTTCACAAATCACTGCGATGATCAATTACAAAATTACATGCACATGAGTAAACGTTAATTCAATACCAGTTTTAATGCAACATCATATGATATGTTTAGACTTGCCTTGCAATCCAATTGATGCATAAAATTCATTAACACTTAGATTCAGAGCTTTCAGCTTCCTCAAGGCAGGTGAAACTGCCACAAGATAAAATCACGCAAAGGAAAGTAGCTTTGCCTAAGTACATGATGATctcaagaaaatatatatattgtatcgAAAGTAGTTTTGAGCTACCTTGTACTGATAGAGAGCCATTAAATCTGTTTGCACTCAGGTCTAGCACTTGCAAGTTTGTCAAATCTTTAAGTTCTGGAAGGACATCcaacaaatataaaacttaaaagttataaaatacttataactattAAGTCGAACTAATAACATAGACATCACTAATAACTAGGCCATCATGTGTGTATCCACTTAGTTACAAATGGATATAAAACATACCTTTATCAGGAAAATGTCCGTTGAAACTATTACCACTTAGAGAAAGAGTTGTAAGTGATGTAGCGGCATCAAGAAAGGGAAAGATGCTGTTGTTgaaactattaaaactgaaatccAGAATCTCCAGGTTTCTTAATCTCCCTAGGCTTTTATAACCTGCAGACACGAATCTTGTTAAGCATATAATAATGAAAACATATCTCaaaacattttattataattttcaaGTGAAGAGAATTCAGATGACGGTTGGATGTGATTGCAACAAGCAACATGGCACACAGATATGAGCAACTCAATTCAGAAACAGGGAAAATCCAAGCACCATAATATCAAAAAGGTAAGATTTACTACATATCCCTATACAATGGGTTTGTTACAGAAGTAGAACCCCAACAcagatataaatatatgaagtTCCAATGCCAAACCAGATGATCAAACAAACCACAAGATAACCGTTATGGTAGCTATAAGATGTTCCAATGG belongs to Brassica rapa cultivar Chiifu-401-42 chromosome A07, CAAS_Brap_v3.01, whole genome shotgun sequence and includes:
- the LOC103831888 gene encoding rhomboid-like protein 16, chloroplastic isoform X7; the protein is MSHLVKFEMNLLEEKKMHALFSRRFVVGSSSSWQLTKSHWSQSRHILSHPLPSGLASSFSSSSVTRFVPSLLSLSEKAQGSGSLLEARAGFFDPQLLPKPWVFTGFQKRGWKSWFNGANGAVFGLIIANVAVLTMWKTSDPQWMSKNFVLSSYTFMSGRIHTLITSGFSNVGTSQLIVNMIGLYYFGTSKPGIVMLLDRKNLGTGLPFEAVLCWNTCWLSSLRKCAWCNGNTQEPRCFLQGSIKTHWNAELHGFIQGSIKTHPFTGCRGTFICHYTT
- the LOC103831888 gene encoding rhomboid-like protein 17, chloroplastic isoform X3 produces the protein MSHLVKFEMNLLEEKKMHALFSRRFVVGSSSSWQLTKSHWSQSRHILSHPLPSGLASSFSSSSVTRFVPSLLSLSEKAQGSGSLLEARAGFFDPQLLPKPWVFTGFQKRGWKSWFNGANGAVFGLIIANVAVLTMWKTSDPQWMSKNFVLSSYTFMSGRIHTLITSGFSNVGTSQLIVNMIGLYYFGTSIARTLGPVYLLKLYFAGTLAGSLLFVSVHGVMAILKSQGVSYKGQSKPIGMLSYMVSFKDQSKLTLLLGAEGPLYAITLLDIFLYPKVTTYFAFIFRVPIMMVRNSLHSHHNENENSSLLITLTLQYSGNLSPRTRLGKGARGEEEESHHCLDSHGRRSYGCSHCMEAD
- the LOC103831888 gene encoding rhomboid-like protein 16, chloroplastic isoform X2, encoding MSHLVKFEMNLLEEKKMHALFSRRFVVGSSSSWQLTKSHWSQSRHILSHPLPSGLASSFSSSSVTRFVPSLLSLSEKAQGSGSLLEARAGFFDPQLLPKPWVFTGFQKRGWKSWFNGANGAVFGLIIANVAVLTMWKTSDPQWMSKNFVLSSYTFMSGRIHTLITSGFSNVGTSQLIVNMIGLYYFGTSIARTLGPVYLLKLYFAGTLAGSLLFVSVHGVMAILKSQGVSYKGQSKPIGMLVCFFYSYRAKEFPCSQIVLGPQISNILTLIFFFRIIFTFYIGCSIIQSYMVSFKDQSKLTLLLGAEGPLYAITLLDIFLYPKVTTYFAFIFRVPIMMGILALGQDLVKVLEGKKKSLTIASIHMGGGAMVAAIAWRQIRKGRFYY
- the LOC103831888 gene encoding rhomboid-like protein 16, chloroplastic isoform X6, translated to MSHLVKFEMNLLEEKKMHALFSRRFVVGSSSSWQLTKSHWSQSRHILSHPLPSGLASSFSSSSVTRFVPSLLSLSEKAQGSGSLLEARAGFFDPQLLPKPWVFTGFQKRGWKSWFNGANGAVFGLIIANVAVLTMWKTSDPQWMSKNFVLSSYTFMSGRIHTLITSGFSNVGTSQLIVNMIGLYYFGTSIARTLGPVYLLKLYFAGTLAGSLLFVSVHGVMAILKSYMVSFKDQSKLTLLLGAEGPLYAITLLDIFLYPKVTTYFAFIFRVPIMMGILALGQDLVKVLEGKKKSLTIASIHMGGGAMVAAIAWRQIRKGRFYY
- the LOC103831888 gene encoding rhomboid-like protein 16, chloroplastic isoform X5 gives rise to the protein MSHLVKFEMNLLEEKKMHALFSRRFVVGSSSSWQLTKSHWSQSRHILSHPLPSGLASSFSSSSVTRFVPSLLSLSEKAQGSGSLLEARAGFFDPQLLPKPWVFTGFQKRGWKSWFNGANGAVFGLIIANVAVLTMWKTSDPQWMSKNFVLSSYTFMSGRIHTLITSGFSNVGTSQLIVNMIGLYYFGTSIARTLGPVYLLKLYFAGTLAGSLLFVSVHGVMAILKSQGVSYKGQSKPIGMLSYMVSFKDQSKLTLLLGAEGPLYAITLLDIFLYPKVTTYFAFIFRVPIMMGILALGQDLVKVLEGKKKSLTIASIHMGGGAMVAAIAWRQIRKGRFYY
- the LOC103831888 gene encoding rhomboid-like protein 17, chloroplastic isoform X1 → MSHLVKFEMNLLEEKKMHALFSRRFVVGSSSSWQLTKSHWSQSRHILSHPLPSGLASSFSSSSVTRFVPSLLSLSEKAQGSGSLLEARAGFFDPQLLPKPWVFTGFQKRGWKSWFNGANGAVFGLIIANVAVLTMWKTSDPQWMSKNFVLSSYTFMSGRIHTLITSGFSNVGTSQLIVNMIGLYYFGTSIARTLGPVYLLKLYFAGTLAGSLLFVSVHGVMAILKSQGVSYKGQSKPIGMLVCFFYSYRAKEFPCSQIVLGPQISNILTLIFFFRIIFTFYIGCSIIQSYMVSFKDQSKLTLLLGAEGPLYAITLLDIFLYPKVTTYFAFIFRVPIMMVRNSLHSHHNENENSSLLITLTLQYSGNLSPRTRLGKGARGEEEESHHCLDSHGRRSYGCSHCMEAD
- the LOC103831888 gene encoding rhomboid-like protein 17, chloroplastic isoform X4, giving the protein MSHLVKFEMNLLEEKKMHALFSRRFVVGSSSSWQLTKSHWSQSRHILSHPLPSGLASSFSSSSVTRFVPSLLSLSEKAQGSGSLLEARAGFFDPQLLPKPWVFTGFQKRGWKSWFNGANGAVFGLIIANVAVLTMWKTSDPQWMSKNFVLSSYTFMSGRIHTLITSGFSNVGTSQLIVNMIGLYYFGTSIARTLGPVYLLKLYFAGTLAGSLLFVSVHGVMAILKSYMVSFKDQSKLTLLLGAEGPLYAITLLDIFLYPKVTTYFAFIFRVPIMMVRNSLHSHHNENENSSLLITLTLQYSGNLSPRTRLGKGARGEEEESHHCLDSHGRRSYGCSHCMEAD